A genomic region of Deltaproteobacteria bacterium contains the following coding sequences:
- the def gene encoding peptide deformylase, which translates to MPSSQKRNILIYPHEILRSQARPVERIDGAFQRLIDEMFEIMYEAKGVGLAANQIGELLELVVMDVSAERDRPMPMVLVNPVIDASEGEVVEPEGCLSIPDYTAEVKRAARVHVSAYDREGREVSLECEGLLAKCVQHELDHLRGICFVDRLGPVKKALFQRRWSKLRSQG; encoded by the coding sequence ATGCCATCATCTCAAAAGAGAAACATACTCATCTATCCCCATGAGATACTTCGTAGCCAGGCCCGACCCGTGGAGAGGATCGACGGGGCCTTTCAGAGACTCATCGACGAGATGTTTGAGATCATGTACGAGGCCAAAGGGGTGGGGCTTGCGGCCAACCAGATAGGGGAACTCCTGGAGCTTGTGGTCATGGATGTTTCTGCCGAAAGGGATCGTCCCATGCCTATGGTCCTCGTAAACCCCGTTATCGATGCCTCGGAAGGAGAGGTGGTGGAGCCCGAAGGGTGTCTGAGCATCCCTGACTACACGGCTGAGGTGAAACGGGCTGCCCGGGTTCATGTCTCGGCATACGACAGGGAAGGGCGGGAGGTCAGCCTCGAGTGCGAAGGGCTCCTGGCAAAATGTGTTCAGCACGAACTCGACCACCTTAGGGGTATCTGTTTTGTGGATCGCCTCGGGCCTGTGAAGAAGGCCCTCTTTCAGCGCAGGTGGTCGAAGCTCCGCTCTCAGGGGTAG
- the bioD gene encoding dethiobiotin synthase: MGGLGKVFFVSGTDTGVGKTFICGLLAVVFSSLGLRVSVQKWVSTGADSVSEDLAFVTRLLGADDVPIAGSDESPYCFRMPASPHIASEMEGIFVDPNRIRAATARLAIGCDVLLIEGVGGILVPLTRSLLLADLVAELALPVVLVTRSGLGTLNHTLLSLEAIRTRRIPIACVVMNAPAKEDDPEIVRDNARTIEEMGKVRVFGPIPLVSRMEDALSAAGEVADYLLNASKNEEFCSRARPKKGS; this comes from the coding sequence ATGGGGGGCCTTGGCAAGGTCTTTTTCGTTTCAGGTACGGATACAGGCGTGGGAAAGACCTTTATCTGCGGGCTCCTGGCCGTGGTCTTTTCCAGTCTCGGTCTCCGCGTCTCTGTCCAGAAGTGGGTTAGCACCGGGGCCGATTCCGTCTCAGAGGATCTGGCCTTTGTCACCCGGCTCTTGGGGGCGGATGATGTCCCCATTGCCGGCTCGGATGAGTCCCCTTACTGTTTTCGTATGCCTGCTTCCCCCCATATCGCCTCGGAGATGGAGGGCATTTTCGTGGACCCTAACCGAATCCGCGCGGCCACGGCGCGGCTTGCGATCGGCTGTGACGTCCTCCTCATCGAAGGAGTAGGAGGCATCCTTGTGCCTTTAACCCGATCCCTCCTCCTTGCTGACCTCGTGGCGGAACTCGCTTTGCCCGTCGTTCTTGTCACTCGCAGCGGCCTCGGGACCCTTAATCACACCTTGCTATCTCTCGAGGCGATACGTACGCGCAGAATCCCCATTGCTTGCGTCGTCATGAACGCACCGGCAAAGGAAGACGATCCGGAGATCGTCAGAGACAATGCGAGGACCATCGAGGAAATGGGAAAGGTTCGGGTGTTCGGTCCGATTCCCCTTGTCTCCCGTATGGAGGATGCCCTGTCCGCAGCAGGCGAGGTGGCCGATTATCTATTGAACGCCTCGAAAAATGAGGAATTTTGTTCAAGGGCAAGGCCCAAGAAGGGATCGTAG
- a CDS encoding ATP-grasp domain-containing protein, which produces MGQTIRRLLVANRGVPAVRIMHTCRDRKIPTTAVYSTPDRLACHVFMADSAVSIGEAPPSESYLNGEKMIEAALSTGSNAIHPGWGFLAENSTFAQMVQDAGLIWIGPPPSVIKAMGDKIEAKKLAIRANVPTIPGISGVTEDKQILKWMEDDHIAFPIMIKAAAGGGGKGMVKVESREEIPQALAQARSEAKKSFGDETLLCEKYIERGRHIEVQVVADEHGNVIHLFERECTLQRRNQKIIEEAPSPSLNEDLRNEICFTAVRLMREIGYTTAGTVEFIFDSATRKFYFLEVNTRLQVEHGVTELITGHDIVGLMLDAAEGKPFPFRQADIHPNRWALEVRVNAEDPRTFNPSFGTITRLQVPQGPGVRISQGVYEGAPIPPYYDSLIMLIMTAGPDRDNAIRVMDRTLSRNLRIEGVKTLTPLLLSIIRHEDFRKGEFSTRFIEEHMDELVSRFRERDSEDEVLKIAKYVARISALGPQEWM; this is translated from the coding sequence ATGGGTCAGACCATCAGGCGGCTTCTCGTCGCCAACCGGGGAGTGCCGGCTGTGCGCATAATGCACACCTGCCGTGACCGTAAGATCCCCACCACGGCGGTTTACAGCACACCCGACCGCCTCGCCTGCCACGTATTCATGGCCGATTCCGCGGTCTCGATAGGAGAGGCCCCTCCGAGCGAATCCTATCTGAATGGCGAAAAGATGATTGAGGCCGCCCTCTCTACGGGTTCGAACGCCATCCATCCCGGATGGGGCTTTCTCGCGGAGAACAGCACCTTCGCCCAGATGGTCCAGGACGCGGGCCTTATCTGGATCGGCCCCCCTCCTTCGGTCATCAAGGCCATGGGGGACAAGATCGAGGCCAAAAAACTCGCCATCAGGGCAAACGTGCCGACCATCCCGGGAATAAGCGGGGTCACTGAGGACAAGCAGATCCTCAAGTGGATGGAGGATGACCACATTGCGTTTCCCATCATGATAAAGGCCGCGGCAGGAGGCGGCGGAAAGGGCATGGTGAAGGTGGAGTCCCGGGAGGAGATACCACAGGCCCTTGCACAGGCGCGCTCCGAGGCTAAGAAGTCTTTCGGAGACGAGACCCTGCTCTGTGAAAAATACATCGAGAGGGGCCGTCACATAGAGGTCCAGGTGGTGGCCGACGAGCACGGAAACGTCATCCACCTCTTTGAGCGTGAGTGCACGCTCCAGCGACGTAACCAGAAGATCATCGAGGAGGCCCCCTCCCCCTCGCTCAATGAAGACCTCCGTAACGAGATCTGCTTCACTGCCGTCCGTCTCATGCGGGAGATCGGATACACAACCGCAGGCACCGTGGAGTTCATATTCGATTCCGCAACGAGGAAATTCTACTTCCTCGAGGTGAACACCCGACTCCAGGTGGAGCACGGCGTAACCGAGCTCATCACGGGTCACGACATCGTGGGGCTCATGCTCGATGCGGCCGAGGGGAAACCATTTCCGTTCCGCCAGGCCGACATACATCCGAACCGCTGGGCCCTCGAGGTCCGCGTGAACGCCGAGGACCCACGCACCTTCAACCCGTCATTCGGGACTATTACCCGCCTGCAGGTACCGCAAGGCCCAGGCGTGCGCATCTCACAGGGTGTCTACGAGGGCGCCCCCATCCCCCCCTACTACGACTCCCTCATCATGCTCATCATGACCGCCGGCCCGGACCGTGACAACGCCATCAGGGTCATGGACCGGACCCTCAGTCGCAACCTCCGCATCGAGGGCGTCAAGACCCTGACACCGCTCCTCCTCAGCATCATCCGCCATGAGGATTTTCGTAAAGGGGAGTTCTCCACGCGGTTCATCGAGGAACACATGGACGAACTCGTCTCCCGGTTTCGTGAAAGGGACAGTGAGGACGAGGTCCTCAAGATCGCCAAATACGTGGCCCGCATCTCCGCCCTCGGGCCTCAGGAGTGGATGTGA
- a CDS encoding biotin attachment protein — MENTIQHLVSPGMSPREIVKRIRDLDGVAFTSTGMRDAGQSDYKNRLRIFDLVTLAPFYERMGLFSAECHGGARWHVGVMNRKESPFEEIRLLRERMPSVLLQTLVRETNLFGYRPYPKNVIEYVVSNVDIDVWRCFSFLNDIRNMRTVAEVVMKRGRLFQPAISFTQADWTTNDYYLGVVREIVDLCGGVDEIILCIKDMAGVGSPERIRSLVSAIKDAYPDLLIQYHRHATDGLALPALLASAQAGAKILDLEEDSLTRFYGQAPILSAHSYLEESGIKVHLNRAEAEKAVQKVREWISNYEWCESPFKGFDHTVTLHKMPGGAFPSSFEQAQKGGFLHRMPAILRVMSLYNKIVKYFDVTPGSQITWVTCSGIVNKYAKEKGESGTKHILDLLTKFVEEKGQDLAAMEPAEQEELLALFRNAPGDFKNLLLGRYGKLPMGWPADWVYRSTFGDAWQEKMAERKELSPLDTLQDDDLNRIRKDLEDHIGRCASDEEFILYLMHPKDALSMIEFREEFGEAPLVLPTNVWREGLKRPGDKVEFELWGKPYCIELVSVGAEHEGEIHVVMRVNNKTRVYTIATPRAKKVEVRLAKGPHQIGAPISGNVWRIGNPVRGTLKPGDIVHKGEEIANLEAMKMENAITAPFDAQIVEIAVKLNATVQEKQLLFDLKPLS; from the coding sequence ATGGAAAACACGATTCAGCACCTGGTAAGCCCTGGAATGAGCCCCAGGGAGATCGTCAAAAGGATCCGTGACCTGGACGGGGTCGCCTTCACGTCCACGGGCATGAGGGACGCAGGCCAGTCCGACTACAAAAACCGCCTCCGCATCTTCGATCTGGTCACCCTCGCCCCGTTCTACGAACGGATGGGACTCTTCAGCGCCGAGTGTCACGGCGGGGCCAGGTGGCACGTAGGCGTCATGAACCGCAAGGAAAGCCCGTTCGAGGAGATCAGGCTGCTTCGGGAACGGATGCCGAGCGTGCTTCTCCAGACGCTGGTCCGCGAAACGAACCTGTTCGGCTACCGCCCATACCCCAAAAACGTGATCGAGTACGTGGTGTCCAACGTGGACATCGACGTCTGGCGGTGCTTCTCTTTTCTGAACGACATACGGAACATGAGGACCGTGGCAGAGGTGGTTATGAAGCGCGGCCGCCTCTTCCAGCCTGCCATCTCCTTCACCCAGGCCGACTGGACGACCAATGACTACTACCTCGGGGTGGTCCGAGAGATCGTGGATCTCTGTGGGGGTGTGGACGAGATCATCCTCTGTATAAAGGACATGGCCGGCGTGGGAAGCCCGGAACGGATCCGGAGCCTCGTCTCCGCCATCAAGGACGCCTATCCGGACCTCCTCATCCAGTACCACCGGCACGCTACCGATGGTCTGGCCCTTCCGGCCCTTCTTGCCTCGGCCCAGGCCGGTGCCAAGATCCTGGACCTCGAGGAGGACTCTCTCACCCGGTTCTATGGCCAGGCACCCATCCTCTCGGCCCACTCCTACTTAGAGGAATCGGGCATCAAGGTCCACCTCAATAGAGCCGAGGCGGAAAAGGCGGTCCAGAAGGTGCGAGAGTGGATCAGCAACTACGAGTGGTGCGAATCCCCGTTCAAGGGCTTCGACCACACAGTCACCCTGCACAAGATGCCTGGCGGAGCCTTTCCGAGCTCCTTCGAGCAGGCCCAGAAGGGCGGCTTTCTCCACCGGATGCCGGCAATCCTCCGTGTGATGTCGCTCTACAACAAGATCGTGAAATACTTCGACGTGACCCCTGGCTCCCAGATCACTTGGGTCACCTGCAGCGGGATCGTCAACAAGTACGCCAAGGAAAAGGGCGAGTCAGGGACAAAACACATCCTGGACCTCCTCACCAAGTTTGTGGAGGAAAAGGGGCAGGATCTGGCGGCCATGGAACCGGCGGAGCAGGAAGAACTCCTCGCACTCTTCAGAAACGCCCCTGGGGACTTCAAGAACCTCCTTCTCGGCAGATACGGCAAACTCCCCATGGGTTGGCCGGCCGATTGGGTCTACAGGAGCACATTCGGTGACGCATGGCAGGAAAAGATGGCCGAGCGAAAGGAGCTCTCCCCCCTCGACACCCTTCAGGATGACGACCTTAATCGAATCAGAAAGGACCTCGAGGATCACATCGGTCGATGCGCCAGCGACGAGGAATTCATCCTCTACCTCATGCATCCGAAGGACGCCCTCAGCATGATCGAGTTCCGCGAGGAGTTCGGCGAGGCCCCCTTGGTCCTTCCCACGAACGTCTGGCGGGAAGGTCTAAAAAGGCCCGGGGACAAGGTGGAGTTCGAACTCTGGGGAAAGCCCTACTGCATCGAGCTCGTCTCTGTTGGGGCTGAACACGAGGGCGAAATCCACGTGGTCATGCGTGTAAACAACAAGACAAGGGTCTATACCATCGCCACCCCACGGGCGAAAAAGGTCGAGGTCCGCCTTGCCAAGGGCCCACATCAGATCGGGGCACCCATCAGCGGAAACGTCTGGCGGATCGGCAACCCGGTCCGCGGCACGCTTAAACCCGGCGATATCGTCCACAAGGGCGAAGAAATAGCAAACCTCGAGGCCATGAAGATGGAAAACGCCATCACGGCCCCGTTCGATGCCCAGATCGTTGAGATCGCCGTCAAGCTGAACGCAACGGTCCAGGAAAAACAGCTCCTCTTCGACCTGAAACCCCTTTCATGA
- a CDS encoding alpha/beta hydrolase produces MTELGYGTPCPAPNPAWDAGAERSSSDIVILVHGLWMTGLEMTLLARRLRADGYCPVKFRYSSLRLGLYEAAKGLASFALRFPHSGMLHFVGHSLGGLVILKLFEGHESALLPPGRIVLLGTPCTGCLAAKRLATIPFGSRILGPGIMELLSGKGPVWKGTRELGIVAGRMHVGLGRLLGIGGRPGDGTVLVEETELSGATDRITVPATHTGLVLSHRAAREISSFLRHGRFGNA; encoded by the coding sequence ATGACCGAACTGGGGTACGGCACTCCGTGCCCCGCTCCCAATCCCGCCTGGGATGCCGGGGCGGAAAGATCCTCCAGCGACATCGTCATCCTCGTCCACGGTCTCTGGATGACCGGGCTGGAGATGACTCTACTTGCCCGGAGGCTCCGAGCTGACGGATATTGTCCGGTGAAGTTCCGCTATTCGAGTCTGCGCCTTGGACTTTACGAGGCGGCCAAGGGCCTGGCATCCTTTGCTTTGCGATTCCCGCATTCAGGCATGCTCCATTTCGTGGGCCACAGCTTAGGTGGCCTGGTCATCCTGAAATTGTTCGAGGGCCACGAATCCGCCTTGCTTCCGCCCGGACGCATCGTCCTTCTCGGCACCCCTTGCACCGGTTGTCTCGCAGCCAAAAGGCTGGCCACCATTCCCTTTGGGTCACGGATCCTCGGACCCGGCATCATGGAACTTCTCTCAGGAAAGGGACCGGTCTGGAAGGGAACGCGGGAGCTGGGGATCGTGGCAGGACGGATGCATGTAGGCCTGGGAAGGCTCCTTGGAATCGGGGGAAGGCCCGGTGACGGTACGGTCCTCGTGGAGGAAACCGAACTTTCCGGCGCCACCGACCGGATCACTGTCCCAGCCACACATACGGGCCTCGTCCTTTCCCATCGGGCCGCCCGGGAAATCTCTTCATTTCTGAGGCACGGGCGTTTCGGCAACGCCTGA
- the rpsU gene encoding 30S ribosomal protein S21, which produces MDVEVYDDNLEKAIKVLKKKMQLAGIQKELKTRRFFEKPSEKRRRKMQEAERRRRKAKKRMKNV; this is translated from the coding sequence ATAGACGTCGAAGTTTACGACGACAACCTTGAGAAAGCCATCAAGGTCCTCAAGAAAAAGATGCAGCTCGCCGGGATCCAGAAAGAGCTCAAGACCCGCCGTTTTTTCGAAAAGCCGAGCGAAAAGCGGCGTAGAAAGATGCAGGAAGCCGAGCGACGTCGCCGCAAGGCAAAAAAAAGGATGAAGAACGTTTGA